A single genomic interval of Cucumis sativus cultivar 9930 chromosome 5, Cucumber_9930_V3, whole genome shotgun sequence harbors:
- the LOC101216519 gene encoding WAT1-related protein At2g39510 yields MKKLSEVWKREGKAYLGVIAIRTADSGLIVIAKIALNHGMSPQVYSLYRYFVASIVVAPFCFLSYRKGPRPRMTWCILAKILLLGTMESVVITNTYFTGLKYVTPTFSTAMSNCIPALSFFFAWIFGMEKVDIRRFSSQVKIIGTAVTVGGAMIMTFVEGPKFRFPWTNEHNSLHNHSSTPPSNVNNQDSFKGVILVTIAILGASVSCIIQAIVLKSYPLGLVVTFMVCIVGVVEGTVVALAKEWNNPPVWSIHFDFQLLAFLYAGIMMSGFSYFIQGVVLEAKGPVFLTIFFPLSTIIVAIISSFAISEVLSLGKVMGALVIIIGLYLVLWGKTKDHAIENKAARPIDDATPRE; encoded by the exons ATGAAGAAATTAAGTGAAGTTTGGAAGAGAGAGGGGAAGGCCTATTTAGGAGTTATCGCTATAAGAACGGCAGATTCTGGTTTGATTGTAATAGCAAAGATTGCATTGAACCATGGAATGAGTCCACAAGTTTATTCACTCTATCGTTATTTTGTTGCTTCCATTGTTGTTGCTCCATTTTGCTTCCTCTCTTATAG AAAAGGACCAAGACCGCGCATGACTTGGTGCATCCTTGCAAAGATCCTATTGCTCGGCACTATGGA GTCTGTGGTTATCACCAACACATATTTCACTGGTTTGAAATATGTAACTCCAACTTTTTCCACTGCGATGTCCAATTGCATTCCTGccctttccttcttctttgcttGGATTTTTGG GATGGAGAAGGTTGATATAAGGAGATTTTCAAGTCAAGTAAAGATAATAGGAACAGCAGTGACAGTGGGGGGAGCAATGATAATGACCTTCGTAGAAGGACCAAAGTTCAGATTTCCTTGGACAAACGAACACAATAGTCTCCATAATCACTCTTCAACTCCACCCTCCAATGTTAACAATCAAGATTCTTTCAAGGGTGTCATTTTGGTCACAATTGCCATTCTTGGCGCTTCTGTTTCATGCATCATCCag GCAATTGTATTGAAATCATACCCACTGGGGTTGGTTGTAACATTTATGGTATGCATAGTGGGAGTCGTGGAAGGAACTGTGGTAGCCTTAGCAAAGGAATGGAACAACCCACCTGTCTGGTctattcattttgattttcaacttttggctTTCCTTTATGCt GGAATAATGATGTCAGGGTTTTCATACTTCATTCAAGGAGTTGTACTGGAAGCAAAGGGACCTGTGTTTTTGACAATATTCTTTCCTCTAAGTACCATTATAGTTGCAATCATAAGCTCTTTTGCTATCTCTGAGGTTTTGTCTTTGGGAAA GGTTATGGGAGCCTTGGTCATAATTATAGGtctttatttagttttatggGGCAAAACCAAAGACCATGCCATTGAGAATAAGGCAGCCAGACCGATTGATGATGCAACACCAAGAGAGTAA